In a single window of the Flavobacterium sp. W4I14 genome:
- a CDS encoding sialate O-acetylesterase (product_source=KO:K05970; cath_funfam=3.40.50.1110; ko=KO:K05970; pfam=PF02837,PF03629; superfamily=52266; transmembrane_helix_parts=Inside_1_8,TMhelix_9_31,Outside_32_661), with the protein MSISKSKSILIIALFLFSSLLVQSKILLPSVFSDNMVLQQKTNAAIWGKATAGKAVKITVSWNKINYGAIADTNGNWKIKVATPGYGGPYSITISDGELLVLYNVLIGDVWICSGQSNMEMPLAGWGKILNSEKEIADAKYPNIRLLQAEHVTSSFPLNDAKVTNGGWQECNPKYIAEFSSTAYFFAREVYEKTKIPIGLIHTSWGGTIAEAWTSAESLKKMTDFSAAVDKIQKLAKNPSAVSYEEKLQNWVKMTTEKDSGYQAGETKWALAETTNWKSMTLPALWEDAALKNFDGIVWFTKKVNIPENWKTNGAKLNLGTIDDNDITFVNGVKVGETVGYNVGRTYTIPAGLLKIGENTITVRVFDSGGGGGIYGDAKDLSLTNNTAEKISLVDDWKYKVGVDFKNIEAKPYEENGPNRPTVLYNAMIHPYLQFSIKGAIWYQGESNADRAYQYRELFPTMIKDWRQKWGQGDFPFYFVQLANFMQIDHAPVESAWAELREAQQKTLALPNTGMATIIDIGDAKDIHPKNKQEVGRRLALIALAKTYGQKINYSGPVYQSNKVEGKHIRLTFGNTENGLKTSDGAALTGFAIAGADKKFYWANASIQGNQIIVSSDQVANPVAVRYAWGNNPLCNLVSNDGLPASPFRTDTWQGLTFAKK; encoded by the coding sequence ATGAGCATCTCCAAGTCAAAATCTATACTTATTATCGCATTATTCCTCTTCAGTTCGCTACTGGTTCAGTCGAAAATTTTATTGCCATCGGTATTTAGCGACAATATGGTTTTACAGCAAAAAACAAATGCAGCTATTTGGGGTAAAGCCACAGCTGGTAAGGCGGTTAAGATAACGGTTTCATGGAATAAAATTAATTATGGGGCTATTGCCGATACCAATGGCAATTGGAAAATTAAAGTGGCAACGCCAGGTTACGGCGGTCCGTATTCCATCACTATTTCCGATGGAGAACTGTTGGTACTATACAATGTATTGATAGGGGATGTATGGATTTGCTCAGGCCAATCGAATATGGAAATGCCATTGGCAGGTTGGGGAAAAATCCTCAATAGCGAAAAAGAAATTGCTGATGCTAAATATCCAAATATCCGTTTATTGCAGGCAGAGCATGTTACTAGTAGTTTTCCACTTAACGATGCCAAAGTGACTAATGGTGGTTGGCAGGAATGTAACCCGAAATATATTGCTGAGTTTTCTTCTACAGCCTATTTCTTCGCGCGCGAAGTGTATGAAAAAACTAAAATCCCTATTGGCTTAATCCATACCTCTTGGGGAGGAACAATTGCTGAAGCCTGGACAAGTGCCGAATCGCTTAAAAAAATGACCGATTTCTCTGCCGCAGTTGATAAGATCCAAAAATTAGCTAAAAATCCTTCAGCAGTTTCTTATGAAGAAAAACTGCAGAACTGGGTTAAAATGACAACCGAAAAAGACTCGGGTTATCAGGCCGGGGAAACAAAATGGGCTTTGGCAGAAACTACAAACTGGAAAAGCATGACTTTGCCGGCTTTGTGGGAAGATGCAGCACTTAAAAATTTTGATGGCATTGTATGGTTTACAAAAAAGGTCAACATTCCCGAAAACTGGAAAACAAATGGTGCTAAACTTAATTTAGGTACAATCGATGATAACGATATCACCTTCGTAAACGGAGTAAAAGTAGGTGAAACGGTAGGGTATAATGTTGGTAGAACATACACGATACCTGCAGGCCTGCTCAAAATAGGTGAAAATACCATTACCGTTAGGGTTTTTGATAGTGGTGGTGGCGGCGGTATATATGGTGATGCCAAAGATTTGAGCTTAACAAACAACACGGCAGAGAAAATTTCTTTAGTTGACGACTGGAAGTACAAAGTTGGAGTAGATTTTAAAAATATTGAAGCTAAACCTTACGAAGAAAATGGCCCTAACAGACCAACCGTTTTATACAATGCGATGATTCATCCTTACCTGCAATTTTCAATTAAAGGCGCCATATGGTATCAGGGAGAAAGTAATGCCGATAGGGCTTACCAATACCGTGAATTATTTCCAACGATGATTAAAGATTGGCGCCAGAAATGGGGGCAGGGAGATTTTCCATTCTATTTCGTTCAACTGGCCAATTTTATGCAGATTGATCATGCGCCTGTAGAATCTGCCTGGGCAGAGCTTAGAGAGGCCCAACAAAAAACACTTGCACTACCTAATACAGGCATGGCTACCATCATCGATATTGGTGATGCAAAAGATATTCACCCTAAAAATAAACAAGAGGTGGGTAGAAGGTTAGCCTTAATTGCCCTGGCTAAAACATATGGTCAGAAAATAAACTATTCTGGCCCCGTTTATCAATCCAATAAAGTAGAAGGAAAACACATCCGTTTAACTTTTGGCAATACAGAAAATGGATTAAAAACCTCTGATGGCGCCGCACTAACCGGCTTTGCCATCGCTGGAGCAGATAAAAAATTTTATTGGGCCAATGCAAGCATCCAGGGAAATCAGATCATAGTAAGTAGCGATCAGGTAGCAAATCCTGTTGCGGTTCGCTATGCCTGGGGAAATAATCCTTTGTGTAACCTTGTTAGTAACGATGGCTTGCCGGCATCACCATTCAGAACAGATACCTGGCAAGGCCTTACCTTTGCAAAGAAATAA
- a CDS encoding RNA recognition motif-containing protein (product_source=COG0724; cath_funfam=3.30.70.330; cog=COG0724; pfam=PF00076; superfamily=54928) has protein sequence MFSQITELMVKIFIGGLPDNIQEMDLAILVSLHGRVETIKIVRDRATGKCKGYAFLEIYSLPDAKNIVSTLNGETFKGNVITVKISEEESGVQAAKPKTNQPFKSKRPRLQR, from the coding sequence ATGTTCTCTCAAATTACTGAATTAATGGTTAAGATTTTTATAGGTGGCCTTCCTGACAATATCCAAGAGATGGATTTGGCAATATTGGTTAGCCTTCATGGTAGGGTAGAAACGATTAAAATTGTTCGCGATAGAGCTACTGGCAAGTGTAAAGGCTATGCTTTTTTAGAAATATACAGTTTACCAGATGCTAAAAATATTGTATCTACCTTAAATGGAGAAACTTTTAAAGGCAATGTAATTACAGTTAAAATATCGGAAGAGGAAAGCGGTGTTCAAGCGGCGAAGCCAAAAACCAACCAGCCTTTTAAAAGTAAAAGGCCCAGGCTACAACGCTAA
- a CDS encoding Na+/H+ antiporter (product_source=TIGR00831; cog=COG0025; ko=KO:K24163; pfam=PF00999; superfamily=161055; tigrfam=TIGR00831; transmembrane_helix_parts=Outside_1_3,TMhelix_4_21,Inside_22_27,TMhelix_28_50,Outside_51_53,TMhelix_54_71,Inside_72_83,TMhelix_84_106,Outside_107_115,TMhelix_116_138,Inside_139_157,TMhelix_158_176,Outside_177_181,TMhelix_182_204,Inside_205_210,TMhelix_211_229,Outside_230_233,TMhelix_234_256,Inside_257_268,TMhelix_269_288,Outside_289_297,TMhelix_298_315,Inside_316_348,TMhelix_349_371,Outside_372_385,TMhelix_386_408,Inside_409_427), which yields MENYAIVIFILAVMIGLSAIADRIKIPYPILLIIAGIAVGFVPSLPPIDINPEIIFLIFLPPLLYDAAFNISFKEFKTNINTIFTLAITLVFITAIGIAVVAHYLIPGMSWPVSFVLGAILSATDAVAAMSITKGLGLSHKTNTILEGESLVNDASALVAYRFAVAAVTGTAFVFWKASLEFALLMAGGFLIGIVMSKILAFIIKRIHSNGLATISFILLMPFVTYLIAEQVHVSGVIAVVILGLGISRFSNNVFPEQLKNQSKNIWDIIIFLLNGLIFILIGLQFPYVYKNINSADILPYIGYSLVITIVALLLRMARVFLQKFNLQKAFQKGKHRITEGALLDFKNSLIISWSGMRGIVSLAIAIGLPVTLSDGSAFPQRNAIIFISVVVVLFTLIGQGLTLPWLVKKLATEEDKGQTLITSGDH from the coding sequence ATGGAAAATTATGCCATTGTAATATTTATTTTAGCTGTGATGATTGGCCTTTCTGCTATTGCCGATCGAATTAAAATCCCTTATCCTATTTTATTGATTATAGCCGGAATAGCAGTGGGTTTTGTTCCATCTTTACCACCAATTGATATTAATCCTGAAATTATATTTTTGATATTCCTACCACCATTGCTTTACGATGCTGCTTTTAATATCTCATTCAAGGAATTTAAAACCAATATCAACACCATATTCACATTGGCCATTACGCTGGTTTTTATCACCGCTATTGGTATTGCTGTAGTTGCACACTATCTGATCCCAGGGATGAGCTGGCCAGTATCTTTTGTATTAGGTGCGATTCTTTCTGCTACTGACGCAGTTGCTGCCATGAGTATTACCAAAGGATTGGGTTTATCACACAAAACCAATACCATTTTGGAGGGTGAAAGTTTAGTTAACGATGCTTCTGCGCTGGTAGCGTATCGTTTTGCGGTTGCCGCGGTAACAGGAACAGCCTTTGTATTTTGGAAAGCATCACTTGAATTTGCCCTTTTAATGGCTGGTGGGTTCTTAATTGGTATAGTGATGTCGAAAATTCTGGCATTTATTATTAAAAGGATTCACAGCAACGGCCTGGCTACCATTAGTTTTATATTATTGATGCCTTTTGTTACCTATTTAATTGCTGAACAAGTACATGTTTCTGGTGTTATTGCTGTTGTTATTTTAGGATTGGGCATTTCGAGGTTTAGCAATAATGTATTTCCTGAGCAACTTAAAAACCAATCAAAAAACATTTGGGACATCATTATCTTTTTATTGAATGGACTGATTTTCATTCTGATTGGACTACAATTCCCATATGTGTACAAAAACATTAACAGTGCCGATATTTTACCTTACATAGGTTATTCACTGGTAATTACCATCGTTGCGTTGTTGTTAAGAATGGCACGTGTTTTCCTTCAAAAATTCAATCTTCAAAAAGCCTTTCAGAAAGGGAAACACCGCATTACAGAGGGCGCATTGCTTGATTTCAAGAACAGTTTGATCATCAGCTGGTCGGGCATGCGGGGTATTGTTTCATTAGCCATTGCAATTGGGCTACCAGTTACTTTATCCGATGGAAGCGCATTTCCGCAGCGTAATGCTATAATCTTTATATCTGTGGTAGTGGTATTGTTTACTTTAATCGGACAGGGCCTTACCTTGCCATGGTTGGTAAAGAAACTGGCTACGGAAGAGGATAAAGGCCAGACGCTAATCACTTCAGGTGACCATTAA
- a CDS encoding SSS family solute:Na+ symporter (product_source=KO:K03307; cog=COG4146; ko=KO:K03307; pfam=PF00474; tigrfam=TIGR00813; transmembrane_helix_parts=Outside_1_9,TMhelix_10_29,Inside_30_41,TMhelix_42_64,Outside_65_78,TMhelix_79_101,Inside_102_129,TMhelix_130_152,Outside_153_161,TMhelix_162_184,Inside_185_190,TMhelix_191_213,Outside_214_242,TMhelix_243_265,Inside_266_285,TMhelix_286_308,Outside_309_344,TMhelix_345_367,Inside_368_387,TMhelix_388_410,Outside_411_419,TMhelix_420_442,Inside_443_448,TMhelix_449_471,Outside_472_497,TMhelix_498_517,Inside_518_537,TMhelix_538_557,Outside_558_558), translating to MKNNLLDTKDYIVFAIYFVIVAAYGLYIYNKKKSESTGSKDYFLAEGSLTWWAIGASLIASNISAEQFIGMSGSGFKMGLAIATYEWMGALTLVVVAVFFIPVYLKNKIATMPQFLHQRYNGTVAMIMAVFWLLLYVVVNLTSILYLGALAVSSISGFDLSFCMYAIAGFAIIITLGGMKVIGYTDVIQVFFLILGGLATTYLALNLVSTHYGTTGVFEGYSLMTSKASEHFHMILKPDNENYIDLPGLSVLVGGMWIVNLNYWGCNQYITQRALGANLETARGGILFAAFLKLLMPIIVVLPGIAAYVLYKDGAFQAEMLQDGSVNPDRAYPVLLNLLPAGLKGLSFAALTAAVVASLAGKANSIATIFTLDIYKKVLKTDATEKNLVTTGKISIIVAMILGVLIAPHLGIDKKGGFQYIQEYTGFVSPGIFAMFILGFFWKRTTSSAALFATIGGFGLSILLKFLPTITDLSWLSGMGFSVKNAAGVYEIPFLDRMGFVFVFCILGMVIISLASNKVKAEAKGLAIDAKMFKTSTSFAVGALIIIGLLVALYSVYW from the coding sequence ATGAAAAATAACTTATTAGACACGAAGGATTACATTGTATTTGCAATTTACTTCGTTATTGTGGCCGCTTATGGGCTCTACATTTACAACAAGAAAAAGTCAGAATCTACAGGTTCTAAAGATTATTTTCTTGCTGAAGGCTCCTTAACCTGGTGGGCAATCGGCGCATCGTTAATTGCATCTAATATTTCTGCAGAGCAGTTTATTGGTATGAGCGGATCAGGTTTTAAAATGGGATTGGCCATTGCAACCTACGAATGGATGGGCGCATTAACCTTAGTGGTTGTTGCCGTATTCTTTATTCCGGTTTACCTGAAAAACAAAATCGCTACAATGCCGCAATTTTTACATCAGCGTTACAACGGAACGGTAGCCATGATTATGGCTGTTTTCTGGTTATTACTTTATGTTGTAGTTAACTTAACCTCGATCCTCTATTTAGGTGCTTTAGCGGTAAGTAGTATTTCTGGTTTCGATTTAAGTTTCTGTATGTACGCTATTGCAGGTTTTGCCATTATTATTACGCTTGGCGGAATGAAAGTTATTGGATATACCGACGTTATCCAGGTGTTTTTCTTAATTCTGGGTGGTTTGGCCACTACTTATTTGGCTTTAAACTTAGTTTCTACCCACTATGGAACAACAGGTGTTTTTGAAGGCTATAGTTTAATGACTTCAAAAGCTTCTGAACATTTCCACATGATTTTAAAGCCAGATAACGAAAATTATATCGATTTACCTGGCTTAAGCGTGCTTGTAGGTGGTATGTGGATTGTGAACTTAAATTACTGGGGCTGTAACCAATACATTACTCAACGTGCTTTGGGTGCTAACCTGGAGACTGCCCGCGGAGGCATTCTTTTTGCTGCATTCTTAAAATTATTAATGCCAATTATTGTTGTGTTACCAGGTATTGCAGCTTATGTTTTATATAAAGATGGTGCCTTTCAAGCGGAAATGCTGCAAGATGGATCAGTAAATCCAGATCGTGCATATCCGGTATTGTTGAATTTACTACCTGCTGGATTAAAAGGGCTTTCTTTTGCTGCATTAACCGCTGCCGTGGTAGCCTCTTTGGCTGGTAAAGCAAATAGTATTGCAACTATTTTTACGCTGGATATTTACAAGAAAGTATTAAAAACCGATGCTACTGAGAAAAATTTGGTAACAACGGGTAAGATTTCGATTATTGTAGCGATGATTCTTGGTGTATTAATTGCACCACATTTAGGAATCGATAAAAAAGGTGGTTTCCAGTATATCCAGGAGTATACAGGTTTCGTTTCTCCAGGTATTTTTGCCATGTTTATTTTAGGTTTCTTTTGGAAAAGAACAACTTCAAGCGCAGCACTATTCGCTACCATAGGAGGTTTCGGCTTGTCGATTTTGCTTAAATTCTTACCTACAATTACCGATCTTTCATGGTTATCAGGAATGGGGTTCTCTGTTAAAAATGCAGCTGGAGTTTATGAAATTCCGTTCTTGGATCGTATGGGTTTTGTATTTGTATTCTGTATCCTTGGTATGGTGATCATCAGTTTAGCAAGCAACAAAGTTAAAGCAGAAGCTAAAGGACTGGCTATCGATGCTAAAATGTTCAAAACCTCTACCAGTTTTGCAGTAGGAGCTTTAATCATCATCGGATTATTGGTTGCACTTTATAGTGTATATTGGTAA
- a CDS encoding galactokinase (product_source=KO:K00849; cath_funfam=3.30.230.10,3.30.70.890; cog=COG0153; ko=KO:K00849; pfam=PF00288,PF08544,PF10509; superfamily=54211,55060; tigrfam=TIGR00131): protein MNAQDLKNTFKKLFNAEPILVRSPGRINIIGEHTDYNGGFVMPAAIDKAIYVAISKREDDEIHLFSESYQQFDISSIKSLKKSENSWANYILGVADQLKERGHRLGGFNFYIDGDVPLGAGLSSSAAVECATGFALDQLFSLSVPKMDIALIAQKAEQAFAGVNCGIMDQFASVFGKKDQAIMLDCRSMKHIYIPLKLDGYKLLLLNTNVKHALADSAYNRRRAQCEQGVAWVKEHYQNVNTLRDVDLTMLETHVKPKDLEVYTKCSFVVKEIGRLLTAAEQLENGNLQGLGKLMFETHEGLSKDYEVSCKELDFLVDAVKPLDYVLGARMMGGGFGGCTINIVKEEKIADLIEALSSKYLLQFGLKLDSYTVQTDNGTSLYS, encoded by the coding sequence ATGAATGCCCAGGATTTAAAAAATACATTTAAAAAACTTTTCAACGCTGAGCCTATTTTAGTGCGTTCGCCTGGAAGAATCAATATTATTGGCGAGCATACCGATTATAACGGCGGCTTTGTAATGCCTGCTGCCATTGATAAAGCCATTTATGTAGCCATATCAAAAAGAGAAGATGATGAAATACATTTATTTTCAGAAAGTTATCAGCAATTTGATATTTCATCAATCAAAAGCCTGAAAAAATCAGAGAACAGTTGGGCCAATTACATTTTAGGCGTTGCCGATCAGTTAAAAGAAAGGGGTCATCGGTTGGGCGGCTTTAACTTTTATATCGATGGTGATGTGCCTTTAGGCGCTGGTCTCTCGTCGTCTGCTGCTGTAGAATGTGCTACTGGCTTTGCGCTCGATCAACTTTTTTCGCTTTCCGTTCCGAAAATGGATATCGCATTGATTGCACAAAAGGCAGAACAGGCTTTTGCTGGTGTTAACTGTGGTATTATGGATCAGTTTGCCTCTGTATTTGGTAAGAAAGATCAGGCGATTATGCTCGATTGCAGATCGATGAAGCATATTTATATCCCATTAAAGTTAGATGGATATAAACTTTTGCTTTTAAATACGAATGTAAAACACGCACTTGCCGATTCTGCTTACAATAGAAGGCGAGCACAATGTGAGCAAGGTGTTGCTTGGGTAAAAGAGCATTATCAAAATGTAAATACCCTTCGTGATGTAGATTTAACCATGTTAGAAACCCATGTTAAACCAAAAGATCTGGAAGTTTACACCAAATGTAGTTTTGTAGTGAAAGAAATAGGTCGTTTATTAACCGCTGCGGAGCAACTAGAAAATGGTAATCTGCAAGGTTTGGGCAAACTGATGTTCGAAACCCATGAGGGCTTAAGCAAAGATTACGAAGTGAGCTGTAAAGAATTAGATTTCCTTGTTGATGCAGTTAAACCTCTTGATTATGTGTTAGGTGCCAGGATGATGGGCGGTGGTTTTGGTGGTTGTACCATCAATATTGTTAAAGAAGAGAAAATTGCTGATTTAATTGAAGCGTTATCTTCAAAATATTTATTGCAGTTCGGACTCAAGCTCGATTCCTACACCGTTCAAACTGATAACGGAACCAGCTTATACAGCTAA
- a CDS encoding UDPglucose--hexose-1-phosphate uridylyltransferase (product_source=KO:K00965; cath_funfam=3.30.428.10; cog=COG1085; ko=KO:K00965; pfam=PF01087,PF02744; superfamily=54197; tigrfam=TIGR00209) — MNQTFELDSNPHTRLNILTGEWVLVSPHRTKRPWQGKVEDVTPDNRPEYDPKCYLCPGNGRADGDSNPEYTESFVFNNDFAALLEDTPAGNMNEDDLLVANNQKGLCRVISFSPKHNLTLPEMSAEAINAVVNVWQNEFNSLAENDWIKYIQIFENKGEIMGCSNPHPHGQIWSQSDIPLEIAKETERQKTFYAIHRRSLLGDYLKLEQKKKERIVFENDHFVVLVPFWAVWPYETMIISKRHVNSIKLFTEAEKKSLAEAIKVLTTKYDNLFETSFPYSAGMHQAPVNNGYYPEWHWHMHFYPPLLRSASVKKFMVGYEMLANPQRDITPEFAANRLKEVSTIHYKINKTED; from the coding sequence ATGAACCAAACATTCGAACTCGATAGTAATCCACACACCAGGTTAAATATATTAACCGGCGAATGGGTTTTAGTTTCTCCACACCGTACTAAAAGACCCTGGCAAGGTAAGGTTGAAGATGTAACACCAGATAACCGTCCGGAATATGACCCTAAATGTTATTTATGTCCTGGTAATGGCAGGGCAGATGGCGATAGCAATCCAGAATATACCGAAAGCTTTGTTTTTAACAATGATTTTGCTGCGTTGCTTGAAGATACACCTGCCGGTAATATGAATGAAGATGATTTATTGGTAGCCAATAATCAGAAAGGGCTTTGCAGGGTAATCAGTTTTAGCCCGAAACACAACCTTACACTTCCCGAAATGAGTGCCGAAGCCATAAATGCTGTTGTAAATGTTTGGCAAAATGAATTTAATAGCCTTGCCGAAAATGATTGGATCAAATACATTCAGATTTTCGAAAATAAAGGCGAAATAATGGGCTGTAGTAATCCACACCCACATGGTCAGATCTGGTCGCAGAGCGATATTCCATTAGAAATTGCCAAAGAAACCGAACGTCAGAAAACGTTCTACGCTATTCACAGAAGGAGTTTGCTTGGCGATTACTTAAAACTGGAGCAAAAGAAAAAAGAGCGTATTGTATTCGAAAACGATCATTTTGTGGTACTTGTACCTTTTTGGGCAGTTTGGCCTTACGAAACCATGATTATCAGTAAACGCCATGTAAATAGCATTAAATTGTTCACAGAAGCTGAGAAGAAGTCGTTAGCTGAAGCCATTAAGGTGTTAACAACTAAATATGATAACCTGTTCGAAACCTCTTTCCCATATTCTGCCGGCATGCATCAGGCACCAGTAAACAATGGCTATTACCCTGAATGGCACTGGCATATGCATTTTTACCCACCGTTGTTGCGTTCGGCATCAGTTAAAAAATTTATGGTCGGTTACGAAATGTTGGCTAACCCTCAACGCGATATTACCCCTGAATTTGCCGCTAACCGTTTAAAAGAGGTGTCTACAATCCACTATAAAATCAACAAAACTGAAGACTAA
- a CDS encoding 8-oxo-dGTP diphosphatase (product_source=KO:K03574; cath_funfam=3.90.79.10; cog=COG1051; ko=KO:K03574; pfam=PF00293; superfamily=46785,55811) yields the protein MIEYSRQPHYLVAVDCIVFGFDGEHLKILLVKRGLEPEINKWSLMGGFVSANESPDDAANRVLKKMTGLEGVYLEQMQIYGEPDRDPIERTLSVGYFALIDIHKYEAQLNDDYEAEWFLINDRPKLIFDHNEMVADARKKLRYKAALHPILFEMLPKKFTIPQLHILFEEVNDTKIDTRNFSRKITSTGLLIKLAEKDRTGSKKGAFYFKLDKKKYNANSQAFLNLMPNLKV from the coding sequence ATGATTGAATATTCTAGGCAGCCACATTACCTGGTTGCTGTTGATTGCATAGTGTTTGGGTTTGACGGTGAACACCTTAAAATTCTGTTGGTTAAACGGGGTTTAGAACCTGAAATAAACAAGTGGAGTTTAATGGGTGGTTTTGTGAGTGCAAATGAAAGTCCGGACGATGCAGCGAACAGGGTACTCAAAAAAATGACGGGTTTGGAAGGTGTTTACCTGGAGCAGATGCAGATTTATGGAGAACCTGACCGCGACCCAATTGAAAGAACACTTTCTGTTGGATATTTTGCCCTTATTGATATCCATAAATATGAGGCGCAGTTAAATGACGATTACGAGGCAGAATGGTTTTTGATCAACGATAGGCCAAAACTTATTTTTGATCATAACGAAATGGTTGCCGATGCCCGAAAAAAATTAAGGTACAAGGCTGCCCTCCATCCTATTTTATTTGAAATGCTTCCTAAAAAATTCACCATCCCACAATTGCATATTCTTTTTGAGGAAGTAAACGATACTAAAATAGATACCAGAAATTTCAGCCGTAAAATTACCTCGACTGGATTATTGATTAAGCTCGCCGAAAAAGATAGAACAGGTTCTAAAAAAGGAGCATTCTATTTTAAATTAGATAAAAAGAAATACAATGCTAATTCGCAGGCATTCTTAAACTTAATGCCAAATTTAAAGGTTTAA
- a CDS encoding glucose 1-dehydrogenase (product_source=KO:K00034; cath_funfam=3.40.50.720; cog=COG1028; ko=KO:K00034; pfam=PF13561; superfamily=51735), with the protein MNRFENKIALITGSSQGIGAACALRLAKDGCDIILNGHKFDERGEKLIADIQHMGRKATFLKADLSKAKEATKLITDAVAAFGRLDILVNNAGIEKKASFWEVTEEDYDLIMDTNLKGVFFSIQSFVNYCRKSKVAGTVINMSSVHEEIAFPHFTAYCASKGGLKMLTRNLASELAQFNIRINNVAPGAVSTPINQDLLNNKEQLEKVIQNIPLKRMGKVEDVAAIVAFLASDDAAYVTGSTYFVDGGLTYHYEEQ; encoded by the coding sequence ATGAACCGTTTTGAAAACAAAATCGCTTTAATTACCGGAAGCAGTCAGGGAATTGGCGCTGCATGTGCCTTAAGGTTGGCCAAAGATGGCTGTGATATTATTTTAAATGGCCATAAATTTGATGAAAGGGGCGAAAAACTTATCGCAGACATACAACACATGGGTAGAAAAGCTACTTTTTTGAAGGCCGATTTAAGTAAAGCCAAAGAAGCCACTAAATTGATAACCGATGCTGTAGCAGCATTTGGTCGTTTGGATATTTTAGTGAATAATGCAGGTATAGAAAAAAAAGCCAGCTTTTGGGAAGTTACGGAAGAGGATTATGACCTGATCATGGATACAAATTTAAAAGGTGTTTTTTTTAGCATCCAGTCGTTTGTCAATTACTGCAGAAAAAGCAAGGTAGCCGGAACTGTAATCAATATGAGTTCTGTACACGAGGAAATCGCATTTCCACATTTTACCGCGTACTGTGCAAGTAAAGGAGGCTTAAAGATGTTAACCAGAAATCTCGCTTCAGAATTAGCCCAGTTTAATATCAGGATCAACAACGTAGCGCCAGGAGCTGTTTCAACACCGATTAATCAAGATTTATTGAACAATAAAGAACAGCTTGAAAAAGTAATTCAAAATATTCCCTTAAAACGAATGGGTAAAGTAGAAGATGTGGCAGCAATAGTGGCTTTCCTGGCTTCTGATGATGCCGCTTATGTAACCGGATCAACTTATTTTGTAGATGGAGGATTAACCTATCATTATGAAGAACAATAG